A region from the Aegilops tauschii subsp. strangulata cultivar AL8/78 chromosome 5, Aet v6.0, whole genome shotgun sequence genome encodes:
- the LOC109744338 gene encoding protein P21-like, whose protein sequence is MASSLSFILALLLAIAATDAITVHVLNKCPYTVWPGAVPVGGGSRLDPGQAAAIQVPPGTAAGRIWGRTGCNFDASGHGSCATGDCGGVLACAAGGKPPATLAEYTLGKGGSPDFYDISLVDGFNVPMSFGPTGGSCHAISCAADINAKCPSELKMDGGCSSACLKFGTPKYCCTPPLTPSTCGPTDYSRFFKGLCPDAYSYAYDDKSSSFTCPVGSDYQVTFCP, encoded by the coding sequence ATGGCATCTTCACTTAGCTTCATCCTTGCTCTTCTCCTCGCAATCGCTGCCACCGACGCTATCACTGTCCACGTACTCAACAAGTGCCCCTACACGGTGTGGCCCGGCGCCGTCCCAGTCGGCGGTGGGAGCAGGCTCGACCCTGGTCAGGCGGCGGCCATTCAAGTCCCCCCGGGCACGGCGGCTGGCAGGATATGGGGCCGCACCGGCTGCAACTTCGATGCCAGCGGCCATGGGTCGTGCGCCACAGGCGACTGCGGCGGCGTGCTAGCCTGCGCCGCCGGAGGGAAGCCACCCGCCACGCTCGCCGAGTACACGCTGGGTAAGGGCGGCAGCCCCGACTTCTATGACATCTCCCTCGTCGACGGATTCAACGTGCCGATGAGCTTTGGGCCTACCGGCGGCAGCTGCCACGCGATCAGCTGCGCCGCGGACATCAACGCAAAGTGCCCATCCGAGCTGAAGATGGACGGAGGCTGCTCGAGTGCCTGCCTCAAGTTCGGCACCCCCAAGTACTGCTGCACGCCGCCGCTTACGCCGTCGACCTGCGGGCCGACGGACTACTCGCGCTTCTTCAAGGGGCTCTGCCCGGACGCCTACAGCTACGCGTACGACGACAAGAGCAGCTCCTTCACCTGCCCCGTCGGATCAGACTACCAAGTCACCTTCTGCCCATAG